The following are encoded together in the Bacillus sp. V2I10 genome:
- a CDS encoding class II aldolase/adducin family protein codes for MKNFTITGAEKTPFLTWYLEGLKEKFSTEGYEFCEEPVNDIRIVFNVIDHEKPRPYRRKAQATFVVSVLEKIEEPENIFEVAYPYLIRSLANHLIFIVHNKEKTDVYFITPEQGFYKLSYQSEEKEDFFQKIYERLEPVASAQLVIDNHFVDDLDQNLWNGNEITHKMYLSGKKLDEMNLLPAPFPLEKYLSSRDMRQLKKLYGVGGLSYGNLSSRHDDKSFWMSASGVNKANMRVIGQDILYINGFDPKKNAMEISVPPRISPKRASVDAIEHWMIYKEHPNVGAIVHIHAWIDGVKATEINYPCGTIQLAETVAALVRNANDPSRAIIGLKNHGLTITGRDLGDIFERIEGQVMSQVPGA; via the coding sequence ATGAAGAACTTTACAATAACAGGTGCCGAAAAAACTCCTTTTTTAACATGGTATTTGGAAGGATTAAAGGAAAAATTTTCAACTGAAGGATACGAGTTTTGTGAAGAACCAGTTAATGATATTAGGATTGTATTTAATGTGATTGACCATGAAAAACCACGTCCGTATCGTAGAAAAGCACAGGCGACTTTTGTTGTATCTGTACTAGAGAAGATTGAAGAACCGGAGAATATATTTGAAGTTGCTTATCCGTATCTAATTAGATCTTTAGCGAACCATTTAATTTTCATCGTACACAATAAGGAAAAAACAGATGTTTATTTTATTACTCCTGAACAAGGATTTTACAAACTAAGTTATCAAAGTGAAGAAAAAGAAGACTTTTTTCAAAAGATTTATGAAAGATTGGAACCGGTCGCATCTGCTCAATTAGTCATTGACAATCATTTTGTGGATGATTTGGATCAAAATTTATGGAATGGAAACGAAATCACACACAAAATGTATTTATCAGGAAAAAAGTTAGATGAAATGAATTTACTACCTGCACCCTTTCCACTTGAAAAATATTTATCATCTCGTGATATGCGTCAGTTAAAAAAGTTATACGGGGTAGGCGGTCTTAGCTATGGGAATCTAAGCAGCCGACACGATGATAAAAGCTTTTGGATGAGCGCTAGCGGTGTCAACAAAGCTAATATGCGAGTAATTGGCCAAGATATTTTATATATCAATGGGTTTGATCCGAAAAAAAATGCGATGGAAATAAGTGTTCCTCCTCGTATTTCTCCGAAAAGAGCGTCGGTTGATGCGATTGAACATTGGATGATTTATAAAGAACATCCAAACGTGGGGGCAATTGTTCATATTCATGCATGGATAGATGGTGTAAAAGCAACGGAAATTAACTACCCTTGCGGTACGATTCAATTGGCGGAAACTGTAGCAGCACTAGTACGAAATGCCAATGATCCATCTAGGGCAATCATCGGACTTAAGAATCACGGGCTAACAATTACAGGTCGTGATTTAGGTGACATCTTTGAACGTATTGAAGGACAAGTCATGTCCCAGGTGCCAGGTGCATAA
- the lgt gene encoding prolipoprotein diacylglyceryl transferase translates to METSIEPIDRVAITLGPFQIYWYGVIIMSGALIGLWLATRESERRLLPKDTFSDLVIFALPISIIFARAYYVIFKWEYYFAHPNKIIAIWEGGLAMHGVLIGAVLTIIVFAKVRKISFWKLTDIFAPSLILAQAIGRWGNFINQEAYGGPVPREFLENLYLPDFIINQMYIERTYYHPTFLYESLWNFGGFIVLMSLRRANLRRGELFLTYIIYYSFGRFFIEGMRTDSLMLTEYLRMAQVISVVLIFVSILIIWYRRKNGYADIRYLDNGVA, encoded by the coding sequence ATGGAAACTTCGATTGAACCTATCGACAGGGTTGCGATCACTCTCGGTCCGTTCCAAATTTACTGGTACGGTGTAATTATCATGTCAGGGGCCTTAATTGGTCTCTGGCTCGCCACGCGTGAAAGCGAGCGACGTTTACTGCCAAAAGATACCTTTAGTGATCTCGTCATTTTTGCGCTTCCGATTTCTATCATATTTGCACGCGCTTATTACGTGATTTTTAAATGGGAATATTATTTCGCACATCCCAATAAAATTATTGCTATCTGGGAAGGCGGACTAGCCATGCACGGTGTACTAATCGGTGCAGTATTGACGATAATAGTGTTTGCGAAGGTACGAAAAATTTCATTCTGGAAACTTACTGACATTTTTGCACCAAGCCTGATTCTGGCTCAGGCAATTGGACGCTGGGGAAATTTTATCAATCAGGAAGCCTACGGGGGACCCGTACCCCGTGAATTTCTCGAAAATCTGTATTTGCCCGATTTTATTATTAACCAGATGTACATTGAGCGAACGTATTATCATCCTACGTTTTTATACGAGTCTCTTTGGAATTTTGGAGGATTTATCGTATTGATGTCCCTCCGACGTGCAAATTTAAGACGTGGTGAGTTATTTTTAACATACATCATCTACTACTCGTTCGGGCGTTTCTTTATTGAAGGAATGAGAACGGATAGCTTAATGCTTACGGAATATTTGCGGATGGCACAAGTCATTTCCGTCGTATTAATTTTTGTGTCGATCCTGATAATCTGGTACCGCCGAAAAAATGGATATGCAGATATCCGCTATTTAGATAATGGCGTGGCGTGA
- a CDS encoding DUF2238 domain-containing protein, translating to MGKDKSITIHILLLSLVTAVFIWSVIQPEGYLIWTMEVLPAVVVLIILIAAYNKFRFTTLSYFIMAILSITMFIGAHYTYSKVPLFNWIQDYFDLNRNHYDRFGHFLKGLFSIVIREVLIRKTPLKKGPWLFAVTLSFALAIGALYEIIEWLASIISKGGKASKDFLGTQGDFWDAQWDMTLTLVGSIIVMLTLSKLHNKLLRRLFNEKMV from the coding sequence ATGGGAAAAGATAAAAGCATAACGATTCATATATTATTACTATCGCTAGTTACTGCAGTATTTATTTGGTCAGTTATTCAGCCAGAAGGATACTTGATATGGACTATGGAAGTACTTCCAGCCGTTGTGGTACTGATCATTTTAATTGCAGCTTACAATAAGTTTCGTTTCACCACTTTATCATATTTCATTATGGCTATACTTTCGATTACTATGTTCATCGGTGCTCACTATACCTACTCAAAAGTTCCTCTATTTAATTGGATACAAGATTATTTTGATTTAAACCGGAACCACTATGATCGGTTTGGACACTTTCTAAAGGGTCTATTTTCGATTGTTATTAGAGAAGTATTAATACGTAAAACCCCTTTAAAAAAAGGTCCTTGGTTATTTGCTGTCACATTAAGTTTTGCGCTTGCAATTGGAGCCTTATATGAAATTATAGAATGGTTAGCTTCTATTATTTCAAAAGGTGGAAAAGCTTCAAAAGACTTTTTGGGAACACAAGGTGATTTTTGGGATGCACAATGGGATATGACATTAACATTAGTAGGCTCTATCATTGTAATGCTTACCTTATCAAAACTACATAACAAGCTGTTAAGACGATTGTTTAATGAAAAAATGGTTTGA
- a CDS encoding 1-acyl-sn-glycerol-3-phosphate acyltransferase: MLHSLLKPVAKLFIQLKFRIEIIGLEHVSTQNALIVAANHVSNYDPILLSCVLKRNIHFMAKAELFRNRFLKWFFTAVYAISVDRQSEIVIRPVRQTLRIINNKEVFGIFPEGKRCKNEELVQPKKGVAFIACKTNAPILPIAIIGVKKGIRTPIKIVIGPQVNVCHLDISDYSALSQYVMNRIKELEKNHSMDY; encoded by the coding sequence ATGCTTCATTCTTTACTAAAACCTGTCGCAAAACTATTCATCCAGTTAAAATTCCGAATTGAAATCATCGGCTTGGAACACGTTTCCACTCAAAACGCACTGATTGTAGCTGCTAACCATGTCAGCAATTATGACCCCATACTTCTATCTTGTGTGTTGAAACGGAACATTCATTTTATGGCAAAAGCCGAATTATTTCGTAATCGTTTTTTAAAATGGTTTTTTACCGCTGTTTATGCGATTTCAGTTGATCGTCAAAGTGAGATCGTCATTCGTCCTGTACGCCAAACTTTAAGAATCATTAACAATAAGGAAGTTTTTGGTATTTTTCCAGAGGGAAAAAGGTGTAAAAATGAAGAACTGGTTCAGCCTAAAAAAGGAGTAGCTTTTATCGCATGTAAAACGAATGCCCCTATTCTTCCAATTGCCATTATTGGAGTAAAAAAAGGGATTCGAACACCTATAAAGATTGTGATTGGACCACAAGTAAATGTTTGTCATTTAGACATATCAGATTACTCAGCTCTTTCACAATATGTTATGAACAGGATCAAAGAGTTAGAAAAAAATCATTCAATGGATTACTAA
- a CDS encoding acyl-ACP desaturase — translation MLTNHLDFRLEAKIKEIYEEHKVRSAKIDWGYYEFLPWDKAQDFRRLPWDKSQVTLPSGVIIAVETALLTEVNLPWFTSHLEQTFKGSLSVITDFVRTWTAEEDQHSNLLENYLIITRNVDPKRLHELHKQTVEGGWSPDFHTPFETMVYTTLQELATMVFYNNVAKVAGSHDKDLSTLLRRLAKDEILHYAFYRDVVKFHLQIEPNYCYYLGHVIKNFQMPGTVMPDFEDRMSIIAKEANYGPLEYFDQVLDVIVEYWELEKLRPIAPEAEKARVDIISYRDRLKKIRDRLAKNKK, via the coding sequence TTGCTAACTAACCACTTGGATTTTCGATTAGAAGCTAAAATTAAAGAAATATATGAGGAACACAAAGTTCGCTCTGCAAAAATAGATTGGGGTTATTATGAGTTCTTGCCATGGGATAAAGCTCAAGATTTTAGAAGATTACCCTGGGATAAGAGCCAAGTCACTCTCCCTAGTGGCGTAATTATTGCTGTTGAAACAGCCTTACTTACTGAAGTTAATTTACCTTGGTTTACTTCTCACTTGGAACAAACATTTAAGGGTAGTTTATCTGTTATCACTGACTTTGTTCGTACTTGGACAGCAGAAGAAGATCAACATTCTAATCTTCTTGAAAATTATTTAATTATTACTCGAAACGTAGACCCTAAGCGATTACACGAACTTCACAAACAAACCGTTGAGGGTGGTTGGTCGCCTGATTTTCATACCCCATTTGAAACAATGGTATATACAACACTTCAAGAACTTGCGACTATGGTCTTTTACAACAACGTAGCCAAAGTTGCCGGTTCACACGATAAAGATTTATCTACTCTTTTAAGAAGATTGGCTAAAGATGAAATTTTACACTATGCATTCTATCGAGACGTAGTAAAGTTCCATTTGCAAATAGAGCCAAATTATTGCTATTACCTGGGTCATGTTATTAAAAACTTCCAAATGCCAGGAACAGTAATGCCTGACTTTGAAGACAGAATGAGCATTATCGCAAAAGAAGCGAATTATGGTCCTCTTGAGTATTTTGACCAAGTATTAGATGTTATTGTTGAGTATTGGGAGTTGGAAAAGTTAAGACCAATTGCTCCTGAAGCTGAGAAGGCTCGCGTAGATATTATTTCTTATCGTGATAGATTAAAAAAAATAAGAGACCGCTTAGCTAAAAATAAAAAATAA
- a CDS encoding IS110 family transposase, which produces MNYNQNKKIAQITSQTLIVGVDIAKYKHVARAQDFRGLEFGAPCHFENTKSHFNLFLGWIKHLMEQHGMDKVIIGMEPTGHYWLNLAHFLKEEEIKFVVVNPMHVKKSKELDDNSPTKNDVKDAKVIAQLVKDGRYAEPNIPQGVYAELRVARKIRDLLFVDLQAVQGQIHNWLDRYFPEFLTVFKDWEGKAALQLLKLNVLPHELEIVSEQEILIHLRKAVKRAVGLSKIQELKRVAKDSIGIREGSRMAKLELRTLLDKYELINEKFEELESDIDGLLERIPGVQQMLAITGIGKDTVAGFFSEVGNLSYYSHPRQIIKLAGLSLKENTSGKHKGHTKITKRGRKTLRALLFRVAMPLVAKNTAFKALHEYFTTRKNNPLKKMQSLIAICNKLIRILFTIGTKQCEFSEDRMLKDIPHMAPLLAA; this is translated from the coding sequence ATGAATTATAACCAAAATAAAAAGATTGCTCAAATAACTTCTCAAACACTAATTGTAGGTGTAGATATTGCGAAGTACAAGCATGTAGCTCGTGCTCAAGACTTTAGAGGCCTAGAGTTTGGTGCACCTTGTCATTTTGAAAATACCAAATCACATTTTAATCTTTTTTTAGGCTGGATAAAACATTTGATGGAACAACACGGCATGGATAAGGTGATTATTGGAATGGAGCCGACAGGTCATTATTGGCTCAACCTCGCTCATTTTCTTAAAGAAGAGGAGATAAAGTTTGTCGTGGTAAATCCTATGCATGTGAAGAAATCTAAAGAATTAGATGATAATTCTCCAACCAAAAATGATGTGAAGGACGCTAAAGTCATTGCACAGCTAGTCAAAGATGGGAGATATGCCGAACCTAATATTCCACAAGGAGTTTATGCAGAACTTCGTGTGGCAAGGAAAATACGCGATCTCTTATTTGTTGACTTACAAGCTGTGCAGGGGCAAATTCATAACTGGTTAGATCGATATTTCCCTGAATTCCTTACAGTGTTTAAGGATTGGGAAGGAAAAGCAGCACTACAATTATTAAAGTTAAACGTATTACCACATGAGTTAGAGATAGTCTCGGAACAAGAGATCCTCATTCACCTCAGAAAAGCTGTAAAACGTGCGGTTGGACTCAGTAAAATTCAAGAACTTAAACGAGTAGCCAAAGACTCTATCGGTATTCGTGAAGGTTCAAGGATGGCTAAATTAGAGCTTCGCACTTTACTAGACAAGTATGAGTTAATAAATGAAAAGTTCGAAGAACTAGAATCTGATATTGATGGACTCCTTGAACGGATACCAGGTGTTCAACAAATGTTGGCCATCACAGGAATCGGCAAGGACACTGTAGCTGGCTTCTTTTCTGAAGTAGGGAATTTAAGTTACTATTCTCACCCTCGACAAATCATCAAGTTAGCTGGGTTGAGTTTAAAGGAGAACACCTCTGGAAAGCACAAAGGGCATACGAAGATTACAAAGAGAGGCAGGAAGACACTAAGGGCTCTCCTCTTCCGAGTAGCGATGCCTTTGGTAGCTAAGAACACTGCTTTTAAAGCTTTACATGAGTATTTTACAACACGTAAAAATAATCCTCTAAAGAAAATGCAATCGCTGATAGCGATATGTAATAAGCTGATACGAATTCTTTTTACGATTGGTACAAAACAATGTGAATTTAGTGAAGATAGAATGTTGAAGGATATTCCTCATATGGCTCCTTTACTGGCAGCTTAG
- a CDS encoding DinB family protein yields MDVKTLLLQQWASCLDEEDWFPPLEKVLEDITFEQAIWKPADGAMNSIWELVCHLLFYEKRFLMRFLGETANEPQAENNESTFRLPTEALENWKETKQEYFYVHRELGKILAKSEHEDLYRQIPGEDNSLVLELKSLAMHDAYHIGQIVFLSKMQGAWAGKRSF; encoded by the coding sequence ATGGATGTAAAAACACTTTTGTTACAGCAATGGGCAAGCTGCTTAGATGAAGAAGACTGGTTTCCACCACTTGAAAAAGTGCTAGAGGATATCACTTTTGAACAGGCAATTTGGAAACCAGCTGATGGGGCAATGAATTCCATTTGGGAATTAGTTTGTCATTTACTTTTCTATGAAAAGAGATTTCTGATGAGATTTCTTGGTGAAACAGCGAATGAACCACAGGCAGAAAATAATGAATCTACATTTCGATTACCAACTGAGGCGTTAGAAAATTGGAAGGAAACAAAACAAGAATACTTTTATGTTCATCGTGAACTTGGAAAAATACTAGCAAAATCAGAACATGAAGATTTGTATAGACAGATCCCAGGAGAAGATAATTCATTAGTGCTTGAACTGAAGAGTTTAGCAATGCACGACGCATATCATATTGGGCAAATTGTATTCCTTAGTAAAATGCAAGGAGCTTGGGCAGGGAAACGCAGCTTTTAA
- a CDS encoding DUF3908 family protein, with protein MAALTIETYREYIKKEAFKDYDKEYALEAIGKVVNEYEVQVFYPKKLFIENSSEEELYFFENNQVKVLKIKDNLVKVNLFKYKEIVKTEYSFETKNVRSSEIKLYFANDESISLNSNEDTNDHWSPEFSNKILDIYNLLSK; from the coding sequence ATGGCTGCGTTAACAATAGAAACATACCGCGAGTACATCAAAAAGGAAGCATTTAAAGACTACGACAAAGAATATGCGCTTGAAGCAATAGGTAAAGTGGTTAATGAATATGAAGTACAGGTCTTCTATCCTAAAAAACTTTTTATTGAAAATTCTAGTGAAGAAGAATTGTACTTCTTTGAAAACAACCAAGTTAAAGTTTTAAAGATAAAGGATAATCTGGTGAAGGTTAATCTCTTTAAATATAAAGAAATCGTCAAAACCGAATATTCATTTGAAACCAAAAACGTAAGGTCATCTGAAATAAAACTTTATTTCGCAAATGACGAAAGTATATCCTTGAATAGTAATGAGGATACGAACGATCATTGGAGCCCGGAATTCTCCAACAAAATATTGGATATTTACAATTTGCTATCTAAATAA
- a CDS encoding YjcQ family protein codes for MSNEECFQFAINHKDTNSSWNFDEISARNDFYNTFINEFSEKEYLNKSEALSIPDIVHVSLYNYSSDISRIADVYPQHFYDESLYQEILDFVNSEYRRRPMMNKEKLRYAILKEISNGNTPLTDDDFPVTPTEFDEAVRFLTRENYLQGIEYSDNRPHIYMIGPMLTEKGEKYLEENSVWSKAYRGLKEVKEFIGI; via the coding sequence ATGAGTAACGAAGAGTGTTTTCAATTTGCAATCAATCACAAAGATACTAATTCTTCCTGGAATTTTGACGAAATATCAGCAAGAAACGATTTTTACAACACGTTTATTAATGAGTTTTCAGAAAAAGAATACTTGAATAAAAGCGAAGCTCTTTCTATTCCAGATATTGTGCATGTCTCATTATATAATTACTCGAGCGATATAAGCAGAATTGCTGATGTATATCCGCAACATTTCTATGACGAGTCCTTGTATCAAGAAATACTGGATTTTGTTAATAGTGAATACAGAAGGAGGCCGATGATGAACAAAGAAAAGTTGAGATACGCGATCCTCAAGGAAATATCTAATGGCAATACTCCATTAACAGATGACGACTTCCCAGTTACTCCGACTGAATTTGATGAAGCAGTAAGATTCTTAACCAGAGAGAATTATTTACAAGGTATTGAATACTCGGATAATCGACCGCACATTTATATGATAGGACCAATGCTGACGGAAAAAGGCGAAAAGTATCTTGAAGAAAATAGTGTATGGTCAAAGGCTTACAGAGGATTGAAAGAAGTCAAAGAATTCATAGGGATTTAA
- the glnA gene encoding type I glutamate--ammonia ligase codes for MAKYTKEDIVRLVQEENVKYIRLQFTDILGTIKNVEIPVSQLEKALDNKCMFDGSSIEGFVRIEESDMYLFPDIDTFVIFPWTSEKGKVARFICDIYSPDGTPFDGDPRNNLRRMLKEMEDLGFTDFNLGPEPEFFLFKLDEKGEPTLELNDHGGYFDLAPTDLGENCRRDIVLELEEMGFEIEASHHEVAPGQHEIDFKYAGAVKACDDIQTFKLVVKTIARKHGLHATFMPKPLFGVNGSGMHMNLSLFTNGVNAFYDKNSDLELSETAKHFIAGIIKHAPNFTAVTNPTVNSYKRLVPGYEAPCYVAWSAQNRSPLIRIPASRGLSTRVEVRSVDPSANPYLAMSVLLAAGLDGIKNNLGAPKPIDRNIYVMTKEERVENGIVDLPATLAQALDLLKTDEVIINALGEHLFEHFMEAKEIEWDMFRTQVHPWEREQYMSQY; via the coding sequence ATGGCTAAGTATACGAAAGAAGATATTGTACGATTGGTACAAGAAGAAAACGTAAAATATATCCGTCTGCAGTTTACGGATATCCTGGGAACAATTAAAAACGTTGAGATTCCAGTAAGTCAGCTTGAAAAAGCTTTGGACAACAAATGTATGTTTGATGGATCTTCAATTGAAGGCTTCGTCCGCATTGAGGAGTCTGACATGTATCTTTTCCCTGATATCGATACATTCGTTATCTTCCCATGGACTTCTGAAAAAGGAAAAGTAGCACGTTTTATTTGTGATATTTACAGCCCAGATGGAACTCCATTTGATGGGGACCCTCGTAACAATTTAAGACGTATGCTGAAAGAAATGGAAGACTTAGGATTCACAGATTTCAATCTTGGACCTGAGCCGGAATTTTTCTTATTCAAACTTGATGAAAAAGGCGAACCTACTCTTGAACTAAACGACCATGGCGGCTACTTTGATTTAGCACCAACGGATCTTGGCGAAAACTGCCGCCGCGACATCGTGCTTGAGCTTGAAGAAATGGGCTTTGAAATTGAAGCTTCCCACCATGAGGTAGCACCTGGACAGCATGAAATTGACTTCAAATATGCTGGTGCAGTAAAAGCTTGTGACGATATCCAAACGTTTAAACTTGTTGTTAAAACAATTGCCCGCAAACATGGTCTGCATGCTACATTCATGCCAAAACCATTATTTGGTGTAAACGGATCTGGAATGCACATGAACTTATCACTATTCACAAACGGCGTAAATGCTTTTTATGACAAAAACAGCGACCTTGAATTAAGCGAAACAGCTAAACATTTCATCGCTGGCATCATTAAGCATGCACCAAACTTTACGGCTGTTACGAACCCGACAGTTAACTCATACAAACGTTTAGTTCCTGGCTACGAAGCACCTTGCTATGTTGCTTGGTCAGCACAAAACAGAAGTCCGTTAATTCGTATTCCAGCTTCACGCGGTCTAAGCACTCGTGTAGAAGTACGCAGCGTTGACCCTTCTGCTAACCCATACTTAGCAATGTCTGTATTGCTTGCAGCAGGCCTTGACGGAATCAAAAACAATCTTGGAGCTCCAAAACCGATTGACCGCAACATCTATGTAATGACAAAAGAAGAGCGTGTAGAGAACGGAATCGTTGATCTTCCTGCTACACTTGCTCAAGCATTAGATCTATTAAAAACGGATGAAGTTATCATCAATGCCCTTGGCGAGCATTTGTTCGAGCACTTCATGGAAGCGAAAGAAATTGAATGGGATATGTTCCGTACTCAAGTTCACCCTTGGGAAAGAGAACAGTATATGTCTCAATATTAA
- a CDS encoding MerR family transcriptional regulator — MGDTIRRTMPLFPIGIVMQLTELSARQIRYYEENGLIFPARTEGNRRLFSFNDVDKLLEIRSLIEQGVNMAGIKQIFSKKEERFDLPNDEQPKKVEKPDLSDAELRKLLKAELMQAGRFQRSSLRQGDMSRFFH, encoded by the coding sequence ATGGGTGATACAATTCGACGCACGATGCCCTTATTCCCGATCGGAATTGTCATGCAGCTGACAGAACTCTCTGCCAGACAAATTCGATATTATGAAGAAAATGGCCTGATTTTTCCTGCTAGAACTGAAGGAAACAGACGATTATTTTCATTTAATGATGTAGACAAACTGCTTGAAATCAGAAGCCTTATTGAACAAGGCGTCAATATGGCAGGCATTAAGCAAATTTTTTCTAAGAAAGAAGAACGATTTGATTTGCCTAATGATGAACAGCCTAAAAAAGTGGAAAAACCGGATCTTTCTGATGCTGAATTGCGAAAATTGCTGAAAGCTGAACTTATGCAGGCAGGGCGTTTTCAAAGGTCATCACTCAGACAGGGGGATATGTCCAGATTTTTTCACTAA
- a CDS encoding methionine gamma-lyase family protein has translation MFKQLKFGEKISQLSNQAEEKIGQIHKKIDERMELNQYRVLKSYRDHKVSDSHFIPSTGYGYDDHGRDTLEKIYADVFGGEAGLVRPQIISGTHAISIALFGVLRPFDELLYITGKPYDTLEEIVGIRGSGVGSLSEFKIGYKAVDLKEDGKVDFEAVRAAITDKTKMIGIQRSKGYATRPSYTIAEIKEMIDFVKSIKNEMIVFVDNCYGEFVEELEPCHAGADLMAGSLIKNPGGGLAKTGGYLVGRTDLIEACSYRMTSPGIGAEAGASLYSLQEMYQGFFLAPHVVAQALKGAVFTSAILEMAGLNTNPSWDAVRTDLIQSVQFNQADLMVAFCQAIQYASPINSHVTPYPSYMPGYENDVIMAAGTFIQGASIELSADGPLRAPFTAYVQGGLTYSHVKIAICSAIDHLLQKELIHL, from the coding sequence ATGTTTAAACAACTAAAATTTGGAGAGAAAATATCACAGCTATCTAATCAGGCAGAAGAAAAAATAGGACAGATTCATAAAAAGATCGACGAAAGAATGGAACTAAATCAGTACCGTGTGCTGAAAAGCTACAGAGATCACAAAGTAAGCGATTCACATTTTATTCCTTCAACAGGTTACGGGTATGATGACCATGGGCGGGATACGCTGGAGAAAATATACGCAGATGTCTTTGGAGGCGAGGCGGGGCTTGTACGTCCTCAGATCATTTCAGGCACGCATGCAATCTCCATTGCTTTGTTTGGAGTCCTCCGCCCTTTTGACGAGCTCCTTTACATAACCGGAAAGCCATACGATACGCTTGAAGAGATTGTTGGAATTCGGGGGAGCGGAGTCGGTTCGCTTAGTGAATTTAAAATCGGTTATAAGGCAGTGGATTTAAAAGAAGATGGAAAAGTAGATTTTGAAGCTGTCAGAGCGGCAATCACGGATAAGACAAAAATGATCGGCATTCAGCGTTCTAAAGGTTATGCAACAAGGCCATCCTACACAATTGCTGAAATAAAAGAAATGATCGATTTTGTAAAATCAATTAAGAATGAAATGATCGTTTTTGTTGATAATTGCTACGGGGAATTTGTTGAGGAGCTGGAACCCTGCCATGCAGGTGCGGACCTAATGGCGGGTTCTCTCATTAAAAATCCCGGAGGAGGACTTGCCAAGACAGGCGGTTATTTAGTGGGAAGAACGGATTTAATAGAGGCATGCTCATACAGAATGACATCACCGGGCATCGGAGCAGAAGCAGGTGCTTCATTATATAGTCTTCAGGAAATGTACCAGGGCTTTTTCCTTGCTCCGCATGTAGTCGCACAAGCTCTTAAAGGAGCAGTATTTACTTCGGCGATACTTGAAATGGCAGGACTCAATACAAATCCTTCGTGGGATGCTGTCCGGACTGATCTTATACAATCAGTGCAATTTAATCAGGCGGATTTAATGGTTGCTTTTTGTCAGGCTATTCAATACGCATCCCCGATTAACTCTCACGTGACACCATATCCAAGTTATATGCCGGGGTATGAAAATGATGTCATAATGGCAGCAGGTACTTTCATACAGGGTGCAAGTATTGAACTGTCAGCTGACGGACCGCTGCGTGCGCCATTTACGGCCTATGTACAAGGGGGATTAACCTATTCTCACGTAAAAATTGCCATATGCTCAGCTATAGATCATCTTCTTCAAAAAGAACTCATTCATTTATAA